The following are from one region of the Corylus avellana chromosome ca1, CavTom2PMs-1.0 genome:
- the LOC132186638 gene encoding beta-amyrin synthase-like, whose translation MWRLKIAEGGKDPYIFSTNNFVGRQIWEFDPQAGTPQERAEFLKEKNFKQTIPPVKVEDGEEITNEKATAALRRAVHFFSALQASDGHWPAENAGPLFFLPPLVMCLYITGHLNIVFPAEYQKEILRYIYYHQNEDGGWGLHIEGHNIFLRFVCFYMDFPKKSIT comes from the exons atgtggaggCTTAAGATAGCAGAGGGTGGAAAAGACCCTTATATCTTCAGCACAAACAACTTTGTTGGAAGGCAGATATGGGAGTTTGACCCTCAGGCTGGTACCCCACAAGAGAGGGCTGAG TTTCTTAAGGAGAAAAACTTCAAACAAACAATTCCCCCGGTAAAGGTCGAGGATGGAGAGGAAATCACAAATGAAAAGGCCACAGCTGCACTGAGAAGGGCCGTCCATTTCTTTTCGGCCTTACAGGCTAGTGATGGCCATTGGCCTGCTGAAAATGCTGGCCCATTATTTTTCCTTCCCCCCTTG GTAATGTGTTTGTACATTACAGGACATCTTAATATTGTGTTCCCTGCTGAgtatcaaaaggaaatcctCCGATACATATACTATCATCAG AATGAAGATGGTGGGTGGGGATTACACATAGAGGGCCACA atatttttttgagatttgtcTGTTTTTATATGGATTTCCCAAAGAAATCTATTACATGA